tgtctcggtctcggtcgggcGTTCCAATAACACTTTATAATATccactgttgatggtattttcCTTCTTAGGATAGAACCGCAGTCTGAGTCAACCAAGTCAAAAATAGAAGGATAGGTTTCACTTATTTTCGATTCTcgattttctgtttcattgcTTTTAAGCAAGAGATTCTCGGAACAAAATGTATCAAATGGATGCTGATGAAAGAAGTACAACAACTTCCTCAACTTCCGTTGACGATGTGTGAACCATTTTACTTAGACCAGACattcaattaaagtttagGTGTTCGATGAGCAAATTGAGTCATTGATTTGTAACAACTCGTTCACCGAGTAGGTGTCAGGTTCTGCGTCGCTCTCCAACATCATGGGTCGACGAATCTAGGGAGCATGACTGCTTCGGCCGAATTTTGCCAAGATGGGGTTCCAAGAGCAAGctaccgccgtcgtcgtcgttttcggTGGGTCACTTCGCCACATCCACTGAAACTAGCCCCGTTCCTGTTTTGGTACATTCGGTTGGTTCCGAAATTGGAGCCCGGCAGCTGGTCTGCGGTCCCCGACCCTGCCGAGCCTCCCGGCAGCCAGATCCCGGCCGCCGATAATCTACGGTGCGGTCGGGACCACACACGTACCGCGTGATGGCCGCGATGTCGTCCCGTGCGGTCCCAGCAAATCATACGGTAGCTGAGATGCGTGTCCGGCGGCGTGTGGTGTGGCCTTTAGATTTGAtacgtttttgtttcgttctctctctcgcgcgcgctctctttctcgatcTCGTTCGCGCTTGGTTAATGCCTCGGACGGATCGCTTTTTGGGCTAGCGGAAATGACATGATGGGGAACGACAGACCAGCcagagaacgaaaaaaaaaccggccaccagcccgTTATCGTTAAATCGTAATGAAGCGGTTGATAAATTGAAGCAACGGCCCCCGGGAACGGCGACCCGGACCGAGCGACGCtgacaaaaaacgaacgagaAACACGGAAGCCATCGACGATAAACTATTTCGTATCTGGGGCTGCTTTGTCCAGAGAAGGGCGATtgcagacagagagaaagagagaggaggGCAACCGTGGACATGTGGGTTGTACGATCGGAAGAAAGTGATACGACTCCATTACTGGATAAATCtaaaacgaaccgaacctgCCGCGGACTCTGGGAATGTTTTTGGGTTACGCCCGAATGTCGACAACAATGAAAAAGTAACAGGGGAACATTCAAGCAGCAttcaaaattcgaaaattTCTGAGAGtcaaaaattttaaaataataaaatcccCAATTAAGAAAGTTACCGAAGCTTTCCGcttgaaatcgaaaccaagAGCGTATGAAAAACCTACATCGAGACGTTTTGGTCCACAACTTCATCGGCGATCAGTGATCGAAGCGTTTCCACCAGAAGGTATTCTCTTGCATATTGTTGAAACAATTAATCGTAGCAAAGTTTGGTCATCTTCACGACCCAGCAGGATCGATCTCTCGAAACCGCATTCTTCGGCCAACAATCTGGCCGATCTTCCGTTACTGTTTCCCCCAAAAGTTTCCAGTTGCAATCAAGAAAACGTGGCGCCGTGCCGCGCCGGCAAACCGGAAATGGCTAAACTTACAGCGAGATCAATCGTACGGAAACGCGAACCCATTCTGCCAGCTCCCTTCACCGGTAATCTGGCGTAACGTTCCGCAACTCGCGCACGtcaagaagaaggaaaagggaAGGACACTGTGAATCAGCAGGAGGGCGGcacaaccagcagcagcaacggcagcatcgGAGAGCGTGACCGTTGACGGCGcatgcctgtgtgtgtgcgcatGTGTGAGCGAGAGCGTCGCGGAGGGTAGGAGcgaaacggcacaaaaaaggaccacaCACAGTGTGCACACCAACCCGACCGGGGAGACCACCCAGCACGAGCCCTGGTGGACCACACAAGACGAAAAACGCACATTTTGATCGCACTCTCccggtctcgctctcgctctctccctctcgttctcgttcgaGCGGACAAtgcgatggatggatggacagCATCTCGTCGACTCCAaggtcggtggccggtggtggagctCCTGGGCCGCCGGAGAACTGTTGCGTGAAATGCACTCAAAGTTGGAACGATCGAGCTGTCAGACTACTTCGGAAGCTGGGTCATCCCGGCATCTACACTTCACGAACTAATGCGGCCACTTCAGCGACcgattgttattgttttctttttctggtgGCGGATTTGAACGCATTTCCTAACACTCCAGGTTTCTGGCCACACCACCATCGAGTACACTACACACGGCCAGCAAAACTTGCCGTCACCGAGTCCTAGGGGTTTGACGCCGTTATCACCCTATCAAATCGCGCCGTATCAAGATGATGTCACAAAATGCTAATTACACCGGCTCTCCGTCTACAGCCCAGAGATAGCGTAGCCGTAGACCAACTTCGAGCCACAATCTAGCCATTGGCTCTATCCCCGGAGCGCGAGGTGTAATTTAAGATTCCAGGTGATGCTGTTGTCGTCGTAAAAGTTAGATTTTTGTCTTCTCATTTATCTCGCACTCAGCCCCCCCTGAAGACGCTGTCCATCTTCAGGCAGACAGCTTCTTCAAGATAGGATGGGGTAGCTTCATCGCGACGCACTTACGTGGCGGAGCGGTCACCCTTGGTGGTTACATCTCTGTTTCTGGAATCGGGCGCTTTCGGCCGGAGACGTAGACGATcgtgcaccggcaccgagtgAAAGATTTATGGCCCTGTGCTTAGAGGGTGGTCTCGATGCAAAGACGATTAAGGGCCACGATACGACCGGCCGGGTAGTTGAAGATTAATTGTCTCCTCCCCTTGCTGCCGCCGTCTGCAGGCTCCTACCTGTTCTTCTTCCCCCGCGTCGATGTCAATCATAAGTTGTCAACACGGAGGACTAATGAAATCGTTGCCTTCCCTCTACGGTAGTGGCCCGGACACGCGGACGGGCTGCCATTGGATTGAGCATcagaagaaattaattaaatgttccAATGCACCTATATTTATGTTTGGGCTGACTGGTGATCATTAATGTGGAAAAGTTCCGTTGGGTCCCTCAGAAAGTCCTTCTAGAACAGCCGTTCGAATCTGATTGATTGAGGCACTAAATTCTACATCGTTTGCGGTCTTGTAGCACGTTTGTTGAAAGGTAAAATTAGTACCGTCGCTCCTAATACTTTGCAGACGCCGCACACCGGTGTCACGATCGGCTGTCTTTTTAGCTAATGCAGCAGATGCAAAAACGTGTGCATGATTGTCATGACCGCTTCTTTATGGGCAGCCACCAAGCGGGTTTATCTTTTTGTCGAGGTTCGTAGGTTCTTACAAGGTGCGCTGGTTACGTGCAGAACGATCGTATCGTATCCGGTTCGGCGGCCGAGAATTGCGTGTACATCACTACTCACTTCAACCATCAATCAAAGTGCCAATCCCCTCGATCCCCATGCCGGATGCCTTCTCACGTCGTGGAGGTCGTAGGGAACTTATTCTGCAAAGCTGTTGGATGCATACGGTTCATGTTAGTCGGGCGGCCATCATGTGGTTAGGATGACCTGAAGTACCGCTTTGCTGGAGGTCCCTGACACCCAATCACCGCCGTCCACAAATGGGCCACAAACGCAGCCGGCGACAATAAAGATTATCATCATAATGGCGATAATGATGTTGATGGCGCTTGATAGGCCGCAGCCTCGTGGAGAAAATGCCCCATCAAGAAAGACGACGACCACCAGGGAAGATGAGGGCACGCGGAAAACGCACGGAAGATGTGGTGGCCACGGGCGCCCCTCTAGCCACGTGTAGCGGAAAATTTCTGGACCACCGTACGGTTTCGACGATCCATTTGAATGTCGAGAGAACCACGATCGAAAGCATTCATTTNNNNNNNNNNNNNNNNNNNNNNNNNNNNNNNNNNNNNNNNNNNNNNNNNNNNNNNNNNNNNNNNNNNNNNNNNNNNNNNNNNNNNNNNNNNNNNNNNNNNNNNNNNNNNNNNNNNNNNNNNNNNNNNNNNNNNNNNNNNNNNNNNNNNNNNNNNNNNNNNNNNNNNNNNNNNNNNNNNNNNNNNNNNNNNNNNNNNNNNNNNNNNNNNNNNNNNNNNNNNNNNNNNNNNNNNNNNNNNNNNNNNNNNNNNNNNNNNNNNNNNNNNNNNNNNNNNNNNNNNNNNNNNNNNNNNNNNNNNNNNNNNNNNNNNNNNNNNNNNNNNNNNNNNNNNNNNNNNNNNNNNNNNNNNNNNNNNNNNNNNNNNNNNNNNNNNNNNNNNNNNNNNNNNNNNNNNNNNNNNNNNNNNNNNNNNNNNNNNNNNNNNNNNNNNNNNNNNNNNNNNNNNNNNNNNNNNNNNNNNNNNNNNNNNNNNNNNNNNNNNNNNNNNNNNNNNNNNNNNNatctgaacaaacgagcatcaatttgtgaacaaatttcaaacaagtgcaagtttgtgggttgacttgttgatgttttgttttggcctcttatttatattttggacgcttcgtcaacgttcgcgaaagtggttaactgaatttataaaaatttacgaaagtctgccatgtctttggcaactaaaaaataaaaaatatagtgatcacaataaaaaggcggaggcatacgaNNNNNNNNNNNNNNNNNNNNNNNNNNNNNNNNNNNNNNNNNNNNNNNNNNNNNNNNNNNNNNNNNNNNNNNNNNNNNNNNNNNNNNNNNNNNNNNNNNNNgtccaaccgacaaacttgcacttgtttgaatttgttcacaaattgattcaGATCGTATGTTCAGATTTGTAAATGTGCGtaagtgacattaatgacatctccgagaaacgtcagttATTCAGACATCGGTCagatatcgtagcgtctggaccgcccaTTATGTTATGTCAGTCGGGTTTggcgcttttcttctttcatcgaaaacatcgaaaacatcgaatgGGAGATTTGAAcaaatggaatttaaaaaaatttaataatgagaaataaaaatgcaaacaaaataaaattgactTGTCACAGAAGAGGTATCCCGTGAGGGTTTTTCACTCGTTCTTTCCGGGAGTTCTAGTCCTATATAAAGATTGCCAGGCGGTGCCACTGCCAAAGGTAATGGAGGACGAGATTGGTGGCGATTGAAAGTGATAAGAGAGACTGAATATACAACCGGCACAAGTGGAGTACCGGTCCAGTACATTTAAGCGTAGAAGACATTCTCCGTGACTaacgataaaaagaaaacgacgAAGCAGTTCgcatcatttttatgcttGTTATAtagttgatggtttttttcaTCTCTTTCCAAGGAGATGGCCCAGCATAGCGTACAATTACTCTTACACGAGCCAACatgaagaaatagaaaacttTTCGATCTCTGGtcaacgaaacataaaacagaatGGGAACGTTGCATAGTCCCTCTCGGACAGTGCTCGATAACAGCTCACTCACACTAAAACCATTAATCATCTGCTTCCGGGCTGTCGAATGTCGCCCTTGCTGGTGCTGGGCGTTGATGGGTCGGACGACACGCCAGCATCATTCTCGATATtaccgctgctactgctgctgctgtccagTAGACTGTGGAGCTTGCGTTGCGACTTTTGGGCAGATATTCGAAGCGCCGAAAGCACCAGCGCCGTATCGTATTCCGGCTGGTTGCCCTTCTCGTTGTCGAGATAGATCTCCTGCAAGCGGTCGCCGAAGCGGGACAACACCCGGGCACGATAATCTACGATAGGGAAACCGAGTATAGAAACTTACGATCCCACCGTCCCACCAGCCTGcttaccaacaccaccagccaccgggtTTCCCAGCAAGCGTAAATTCTCGAGCAACGGCAGATTGCCAATGTGATCGATCTCGTTAATATCGTCAATCAAATTGCAACTCAGATCGAGGCTGACCAGCGAGTACAGCCGGGCGAGACCTTCCAGAAGGCGGATTCGATTCTGCGAGAGATTCAGGGCCACCAAATTACCGAGCTGCAGGTGCCAGTTGGGGCACTGCTCTAGCCGATTGCACCGAAGACTCAGCATCTGCAGATTATTCAGGTGGCTAAGGTGGGCGATGCTTTCAAGCTGGTTCTTATCGAGCACCAGGTCTTTTAGGCTGGGGAAAAGCCGTATCGTACGGTCGATTGTAGTCAACCGATTCTCCTTGAACACGGCGTGCCGAAGCAATTTCCATTGCTGAAAAAGAGGGTGAAACGTGAAGAGCCCAGTGCGCGTTGAGATGCGATCTGCTTTACCTTCAGCTTGTCCAGCTCGTCTTCGCCGGCATTCTTATGCACGTTATCACACAGCGCTATTTGGCAGAtctgtttcgtttcacttttgtaCACCTCTATCCGCGTGAGCGTCTCACGCAAGGCACCTAAGGGATGGAAGAGCAGAAGGATTAGCCCGGATCGTCCTCTACTAACGCGACCCCCCTCACTCACACACCGGTAATCTACTGACCTACATTCTCAATGTTGTCCGTCGGAACGCCGTAAATGATGAGATTACGCAATGCTTTGAAAACGCTCAGCTCGTACCGAAGCTGCACCGGGATGAGGTTACTGCTCCCGATTGGCTTGT
The nucleotide sequence above comes from Anopheles bellator chromosome 1, idAnoBellAS_SP24_06.2, whole genome shotgun sequence. Encoded proteins:
- the LOC131215016 gene encoding nischarin, whose product is MSNYQLNSNETSLSIPRIITVDSVNYYEILVKCGNVMWTVNHRFRDFVELHDRLVADRGVSKDKLPPKKVLGSKSPTFLRKRQEALERYLKETMVYLKVTMPKELVEFLDFHRYDIVFMVQHLASSLFLRGEAFLAKSKKYGFSVLELHAISERRKIPCPATEAAESCHNFSHILDFCAQLETIIVLPTKNSLPTILYDDDTDKYIPHALHKPIGSSNLIPVQLRYELSVFKALRNLIIYGVPTDNIENVGALRETLTRIEVYKSETKQICQIALCDNVHKNAGEDELDKLKQWKLLRHAVFKENRLTTIDRTIRLFPSLKDLVLDKNQLESIAHLSHLNNLQMLSLRCNRLEQCPNWHLQLGNLVALNLSQNRIRLLEGLARLYSLVSLDLSCNLIDDINEIDHIGNLPLLENLRLLGNPVAGGVDYRARVLSRFGDRLQEIYLDNEKGNQPEYDTALVLSALRISAQKSQRKLHSLLDSSSSSSGNIENDAGVSSDPSTPSTSKGDIRQPGSR